One Cyanobacteria bacterium GSL.Bin1 genomic window, TCAGGTTCGACACCATTTCGATTCAAGAAAAAATGCGCTCTTTAAATTCACGAGCCTCCCGAAAATCGGGGATTTCTGCAGCTAAGATTTCAACTAATTCTTGCGGAGACCTTGGCAAAGATTGTTCCATTGCCTCTTCTATAACCAATTCTGCCATTGGTCCAATAAAATAGGCTAACTCTCTCTGACAAAGTTCTACAAATTCAGGATCAAGTGGATTCGGCGGCAGTGGTTCAGCTTCAAACTCCACTCCTTGTGCTTCGATAGCTGGCGAAGAACTGATGATGGTTGTTTCTGATGGAGGAGGCGGAGGGACTTCTACCGAAGACTGGGGAGAGTCAAGGTTGGGTTGGCTAATGGCAGTACTGATTCCTCCTGCTTCGGTTTGTTCTAATTGCTGTAAATCGGCTAGAACATCTTGAGCGACCCGATAGCGATATTGAGGCTGGTCCGCTAACAACTGATCCAGAATTTGAGCAAAAGCATCGCTAATTTCGCAGTAGGAACGCCATTGCCATTCTAAGGAATATTGATCGAGGAGTAAAGTGGGATTTTTTCCAGTCAAAAGAACAACTGCAGTAACACCCAAAGCATAAAGATCGCTACTGGGTGAACAGTGACCCATACTAATTTGCTCACGGGGGGCGTAACCAATTTTGCCAACAAAAGATATTTTCCCGACAAATGAACCAGAATCTCTGTGATCATCCTCTTTTAAATCAATTTGCTCCGGATTAATCACTTGTTTTCCCACACCAAAATCAATTAATAGTGGTAATTCATGATCGTTAGGAAGCATGACATTATCTGGAGAAATGTCGCGGTGAATAATGCCACATTCGTGAATATATTTCAAAACTGATAGTAGACTTTTTAGCCACTGAACGATCTCAGCTTCCGAAAAGGATTGACCCTGTTTCTGACGTTCTTGTAGGAGCTCGGAATAGGTTTTCCCGTTAACATACTCCTGTACAATAAATAACTGATCTCGTCCTTCAAAGCAAGCTAAAAATTTGGGAATTTGAGGATGCTTAATTTGATGCAGAATTTTTGCTTCTCTTCTAAACAAGTCACGAGATTTTTGCAGCTCATATTCTCCTGTGCCACTCGGGGCAAATTCTTTGAGAACGCAAGGTTCATTAAAACGATGAGTATCAAGTGTTAAGTAAGTTCGACCGAGACCACCCTGCCCTAGAACCTTTTGGATCAAGTAGCGATCATTGATTAGAGTCCCAAAGGGAATTTCGTCACTTCTTACTTTTGATGATGACATCTCATCAAGGCTCCCCGCTTAATAATGAGCAAATTCTCCTAATAATTTTCTTGAATAATAATCATCTAAGGAGTTAGTAATTTTTTGAATTTGAGCACCAAACCTTTGTTTAGGTTGATGATCACAACAAGCAAAGGCAGGGGTCAAATCAGCAATTGCTTCTAGAATAATTTTAGCTAAATTTTCTTTTAAACTAAGGGAATGAAAAGGAAGAATCACAATTGCGACTCCAAATAAACAATAAAGACTCAACAAAAGTTCAGTTTCAATTTCACTTTTTGAGAGTTGATTGCTGGTCAGAGTTAGATGCCGGATCTCTTTGCTGTCAGACA contains:
- a CDS encoding protein kinase, whose product is MSSSKVRSDEIPFGTLINDRYLIQKVLGQGGLGRTYLTLDTHRFNEPCVLKEFAPSGTGEYELQKSRDLFRREAKILHQIKHPQIPKFLACFEGRDQLFIVQEYVNGKTYSELLQERQKQGQSFSEAEIVQWLKSLLSVLKYIHECGIIHRDISPDNVMLPNDHELPLLIDFGVGKQVINPEQIDLKEDDHRDSGSFVGKISFVGKIGYAPREQISMGHCSPSSDLYALGVTAVVLLTGKNPTLLLDQYSLEWQWRSYCEISDAFAQILDQLLADQPQYRYRVAQDVLADLQQLEQTEAGGISTAISQPNLDSPQSSVEVPPPPPSETTIISSSPAIEAQGVEFEAEPLPPNPLDPEFVELCQRELAYFIGPMAELVIEEAMEQSLPRSPQELVEILAAEIPDFREAREFKERIFS